A DNA window from Guyparkeria halophila contains the following coding sequences:
- a CDS encoding TonB-dependent receptor domain-containing protein, which produces MTHPDTRRPSSLTAKLAGLACLLTLAPLQANDRLGPINITAAREAPAIAPAMPETVITREEIERSQARSITDLLAGRAGLTVSNEGGPGKLSSVSIWGQSANRTAVFLDGVRIGSVSAGQSYLEHIPLEQIERIEIVRGPRSGQWGADAGGGVIQIFTREGTEDGSHLSGGIGAGSRSQREADAHIGARQGAFDYSLGVAHRETDGFDACENGGPYTPPCYADEPDNDGYQRDSLQLQAGYRFGEGGHVRVHVLAASAEVEYDGPTNNSEIEQRTIGLSASTGRIGFWQLRTRAGRHIDDQDYFRDRHFDSRFDTQRDTLSLANDFFLGPSTTLTLGADQTDDKLSSTTDYVEDARRNRGLFAQINTRLGERLDVQAALRRDFNEQFGTANTGSLDLAYRLDDAWTLTAGHGTSFNVPSFNLLYYPPYCIVPGLCFATANPDLEPERTRTSRAGVTWTRGPWAIEATAFRSSADDLISSPPPSYVPENVSEATIRGAELAAGWTTDKWSARTSLTYLSTESEATGEPLPKQPRWSGRLTVDRQLGAFSLGTTLRGRSGSENDNQGYVVADLRGSYRVAPDWRIEARVDNVFDRDYEVVDGFYQAPRGVFVSLRYGR; this is translated from the coding sequence ATGACTCATCCTGATACTCGGCGACCGTCGTCGCTCACCGCCAAGCTTGCCGGCCTGGCCTGCCTTCTTACCCTCGCCCCGCTACAAGCGAATGACCGGCTGGGCCCGATCAACATCACCGCCGCCCGCGAGGCCCCGGCAATCGCCCCCGCGATGCCCGAGACCGTGATCACGCGCGAGGAAATCGAGCGCAGCCAGGCGCGATCGATCACGGACCTGCTCGCCGGACGCGCCGGCCTGACCGTCAGTAATGAAGGCGGCCCCGGCAAGCTGTCGAGCGTGTCGATCTGGGGACAGAGTGCCAACCGGACGGCGGTTTTCCTCGACGGCGTACGCATCGGCTCGGTATCCGCCGGTCAGTCGTATCTCGAGCACATTCCGCTAGAACAGATCGAACGGATCGAGATCGTACGCGGCCCGCGCTCCGGTCAATGGGGAGCGGATGCCGGCGGGGGGGTGATCCAGATCTTCACCCGAGAGGGCACTGAGGACGGGAGTCATCTGTCCGGTGGAATCGGCGCCGGCTCCCGCAGTCAACGCGAGGCCGATGCCCATATCGGTGCTCGCCAGGGCGCATTCGACTATTCACTGGGTGTGGCCCACCGCGAAACCGATGGCTTCGATGCCTGCGAGAACGGTGGCCCATATACCCCGCCCTGTTACGCGGACGAACCGGACAACGACGGCTACCAACGCGATTCGCTGCAACTGCAGGCCGGATACCGGTTCGGCGAGGGTGGCCATGTGCGTGTCCACGTGCTGGCCGCGTCCGCCGAGGTCGAGTACGACGGTCCGACCAACAATAGCGAAATCGAGCAGCGCACCATCGGCCTGTCAGCCTCCACCGGCCGCATCGGCTTCTGGCAGTTGCGCACCCGGGCCGGGCGGCATATCGACGACCAGGACTATTTCCGCGATCGGCATTTTGACTCGCGTTTTGACACGCAACGCGACACGCTCTCGCTGGCAAACGACTTCTTCCTGGGGCCATCCACCACCCTGACGCTCGGGGCGGACCAGACCGACGACAAGCTCTCCAGCACGACTGATTACGTTGAGGACGCTCGGCGCAACCGAGGACTGTTTGCTCAGATCAACACCCGGCTGGGCGAGCGGCTGGATGTCCAGGCCGCACTGCGGCGAGATTTCAACGAGCAGTTCGGCACGGCCAACACCGGCTCGCTGGATCTCGCCTACCGGCTCGACGATGCCTGGACGCTTACCGCTGGCCACGGCACCTCCTTCAACGTGCCATCGTTCAACCTGCTCTATTATCCGCCGTACTGCATCGTCCCCGGCCTGTGCTTCGCGACGGCAAACCCGGACCTGGAACCGGAGCGCACGCGCACGTCACGGGCCGGCGTCACCTGGACTCGCGGGCCATGGGCTATCGAGGCAACGGCGTTCCGCTCATCTGCTGACGATCTGATCTCGAGCCCGCCGCCTAGCTACGTGCCGGAGAACGTCAGCGAGGCAACCATTCGCGGCGCGGAACTCGCCGCAGGCTGGACCACCGACAAGTGGTCTGCTCGAACGAGCCTCACCTACCTGTCGACGGAGAGCGAGGCCACGGGCGAGCCGCTGCCGAAGCAGCCCCGTTGGAGCGGTCGCCTGACGGTGGACCGTCAGCTGGGTGCCTTTTCGCTCGGCACCACCTTGCGTGGGCGAAGCGGCTCGGAGAATGACAACCAAGGCTACGTCGTGGCCGACCTGCGTGGGAGTTATCGGGTTGCGCCTGACTGGCGCATCGAGGCGCGCGTCGATAACGTGTTCGACCGTGACTACGAGGTCGTCGACGGCTTTTACCAGGCACCACGTGGCGTGTTTGTGAGCCTGCGCTACGGCCGGTAA
- a CDS encoding hybrid sensor histidine kinase/response regulator has product MRTERKVDAIVFDWLREGLEERLAELLRALEQLSEGQNVTEHVFDATQALQTIDRVFSMVDIQLVRVLVRTQMAALEPLEEPSDDETAISAQIESAALLQALLDRMAAGAEIAPASLLPMVNRLRGTLKQPPLEARELAARAFLLQAEHELGKRPHREKGVDEEAELRPLLRRMEREVLAVMRDDWSVLPGLRDLSMQIIAHEPSRSAIIAIRVVGELLRLTESDPDRYAPVLKRAVGRVLQLFRLQLQARSESVINHAGLDLGASVLLSMLERVDDDEPICRDRAGDWRQQLDRADVPARFVGLDAQALEAVRQALEEELLATQDVLDLFVRGKRDDLEPLGRILNKFEQMSGVLATLGYAAAAQALADGRERLQAVTRGAELLDDEMLMDLAGTVMLVEQVIDGIPRSMADGDRAEALHDQTVASSIGAIASAAFESLSEAREKINAGLAGQGDGEAPSDDPFAQAADRLTGIGEVLRLSGRDAATPLVMALARWSRAQTFGEPVGDEHALSALSEIFAALEFYLENLRDFSKEIARFLEAPKRRIDDLLGDADERQDVAASAEGAASESLSSDAEAAESDSTAEELPAAPVDDSLATPDELIAFWQVEEEELAADAPGAEREAPAADVEPVEAENPDQASGEDLEDALDFALDEGEEEQRVAPSSSDDLPDLPGEVAQYPQAAESPADLDALSLTADEPTAGDETASRPETSEDESDETALGSLPRDESSTTTEAEGETPVELDEGPSVASEDPEAAQAADQPGGDVEALTFPEATEEDSAALESALDFGLADDQDELRVDQQPPGQRESADDEGPSVDLPDQPVAAPEEAGLSTDERALAETETEGDHGEPSPSDTSASNTESADDETAALSFGETEEPSSRELESALDFGLADDQDDQRTASAASADDEMAVDLPDQPVEAPELPEAEAVDTSADEPEASLDTEAVIEPDDDPMMAEMREVFAEEMAETVPDMGEAADAWRNREDVEALITLRRGFHTIKGSGRMVGLETIGEWAWAWERLLNQVIDGKLDGDEATRQGALDAVALMQAVLPDLEAGQATPESHWSESRRLAERLESGESIEMDRSSGQAVVDSPADDEATASDGPVESDEVSSDEESTEAQAATPVIDDPVLREIFDQEIGGYIDELHREIKAAREHGVGLACDNDLVRLLHTTLGSARTAGVDIIASLARYLEDWTRVLAEHQERLGGEELALFAEGADAIEALRRWAVDPSLEQPDTRDLEQRLDIQLQQVLAEYGEVAESAEARDSRQAEEPEPPLTVEDSGAESDDVTSTDDVAHGEEVPGPSADESSSDEVSDEELPVDEAARDDLETDDVETGQAEELRTEADDSSDASGGDDEAVDEYADIEHRPDDDPAEQDEDILQIFLDEADELLEQADAYLAHWRVHPHDLESIRLLHRNLHTLKGGARMAGLLNLGDVAHHLEGRLDLARREESTDNESLVALVQHSYDVIAGLLDRVRSQQPIPQQRELIGWIRDPEGARRFAERNQGADVARPDAAGGPHRASPAPAEAAAEPSPGAPVSSPTESAEAGGGLGQEGGAERRDEQVRVAAGSIDAMVNQIGESVLLQSRIDRQVNGFERQLFELQQTVTRLRSQLRRLEIETETQIKADLMEEAGVTEEQFDPLEFDRFTQVQELSRGIMESLGDVANIEESLSSLTEQSQLLLLQQSRLGRKMQDGVLAMRLVRFNDVAGRLRRIVRQVGDEMGRQAELVIENGDAEVDRVTLMAMLPSLEHMLRNSIAHGIESPEERRAAHKPPVGRLALNIDSGGGNITVSLRDDGRGLDLDAIRRKAIERSLMPADIDISDEEARSLIFLPGFSTAGNLSQVAGRGVGMDVVASATRELGGFVDVDSEQGRYTEIRLNLPLTQAMTRGILIASGDDRYAIPYKGVVAVTRMTGVALAEHYREEKPQIEHDGEHFPLYYLGELLWGQPPAETAQDVAAIRPIMLFKLGERRFALHVDHQLGGIQLFVKSMGPQLGRIPGMSGATIADDGDVILVLELFELVQQFQRRDYQRRLGTQAALKPARARPSVLVVDDSLTVRKVTARTLERNNYDVVLARDGVEALGLLQDSLPDLVLTDIEMPRMDGFELLGAIRNDRSAADTPVIMISSRTGQKHRARAEALGVSAYLGKPYTELDLIDTIARLLPASAVSGDDEGPGDEHAH; this is encoded by the coding sequence ATGCGGACTGAAAGGAAAGTCGATGCGATCGTGTTCGACTGGCTCCGTGAGGGGTTGGAGGAGCGTCTCGCCGAGCTCTTGAGGGCACTGGAGCAGTTGTCCGAGGGCCAGAACGTGACCGAGCATGTCTTCGACGCCACCCAGGCGTTGCAGACCATCGACCGTGTCTTCTCCATGGTCGATATCCAGTTGGTGCGCGTGCTGGTGCGCACTCAGATGGCCGCCCTCGAGCCGCTCGAAGAGCCGTCCGACGACGAGACGGCCATTTCCGCGCAGATCGAGTCGGCAGCCCTGCTGCAGGCGCTGCTGGATCGCATGGCGGCCGGTGCGGAAATCGCGCCGGCAAGCCTGCTGCCGATGGTCAACCGCCTGCGAGGGACCCTCAAGCAACCCCCGCTTGAAGCCCGTGAGCTGGCCGCGCGCGCCTTCCTGTTGCAGGCCGAGCACGAACTGGGCAAGCGCCCGCACCGCGAAAAAGGCGTGGACGAGGAAGCCGAGCTCCGGCCGCTGTTGCGCCGGATGGAGCGTGAAGTGCTCGCCGTCATGCGGGACGACTGGTCCGTCCTGCCGGGGTTGCGGGATCTGTCCATGCAGATCATCGCCCACGAACCCAGTCGCAGCGCGATCATCGCCATTCGCGTGGTGGGTGAGTTGCTGCGTCTGACCGAATCTGACCCCGATCGTTACGCACCGGTGCTCAAGCGAGCGGTCGGGCGGGTCCTGCAGCTGTTCCGCTTGCAGCTTCAGGCGCGCAGCGAGTCGGTGATCAACCATGCCGGCCTGGACCTGGGCGCCTCGGTGTTGCTCTCCATGCTGGAGCGGGTCGACGATGACGAGCCGATCTGCCGCGATCGTGCCGGCGATTGGCGCCAGCAACTCGATCGCGCCGATGTGCCGGCGCGGTTCGTCGGTCTGGATGCCCAGGCACTCGAGGCGGTCCGGCAGGCGCTCGAGGAAGAGTTGCTTGCCACCCAGGACGTGCTCGACCTGTTCGTCCGCGGCAAGCGTGATGATCTCGAGCCGCTGGGTCGAATCCTGAACAAGTTCGAACAGATGAGCGGGGTGCTCGCCACGCTGGGCTACGCCGCGGCGGCCCAGGCGCTGGCAGACGGCCGCGAGCGCTTGCAGGCGGTTACGCGAGGTGCCGAGCTCCTCGATGACGAGATGCTCATGGATCTCGCCGGCACGGTCATGCTGGTCGAGCAGGTGATTGACGGCATCCCGCGCAGCATGGCCGACGGCGACCGAGCCGAGGCCCTGCACGACCAGACCGTCGCCAGCTCGATCGGTGCGATCGCCAGTGCGGCGTTCGAATCCCTGAGCGAGGCTCGCGAGAAGATCAATGCCGGCCTCGCCGGGCAGGGTGATGGCGAAGCGCCGTCTGACGACCCGTTTGCCCAGGCGGCCGATCGGCTGACCGGCATCGGCGAAGTGCTTCGCCTGTCCGGCCGCGATGCCGCGACCCCGCTGGTCATGGCGTTGGCCCGCTGGAGTCGTGCACAGACCTTTGGTGAGCCGGTCGGCGATGAACATGCCCTGTCCGCCCTGAGCGAGATCTTCGCGGCGCTCGAGTTCTATCTCGAGAACCTGCGTGATTTCAGCAAGGAGATCGCCCGTTTCCTCGAGGCACCCAAGCGGCGAATCGACGACCTCCTGGGCGATGCCGACGAGCGACAGGACGTCGCGGCATCGGCCGAGGGCGCTGCGAGCGAATCGCTATCCTCTGACGCGGAGGCGGCCGAGTCCGACTCGACAGCCGAGGAATTGCCCGCCGCACCGGTCGACGACAGTCTCGCCACTCCGGACGAATTGATCGCATTCTGGCAAGTCGAGGAGGAAGAGCTCGCCGCGGATGCGCCCGGTGCCGAACGCGAAGCGCCTGCCGCCGATGTCGAGCCGGTCGAGGCCGAAAACCCTGACCAAGCGAGTGGCGAGGATCTGGAAGACGCACTCGACTTTGCGCTCGACGAGGGCGAGGAAGAGCAGCGTGTTGCGCCGTCGTCCTCGGACGATCTGCCCGACCTGCCCGGCGAGGTTGCGCAATACCCGCAAGCCGCGGAAAGCCCGGCCGACCTCGATGCCCTGAGCCTCACGGCAGATGAACCGACGGCGGGGGACGAGACGGCGTCCCGACCCGAGACGTCCGAGGACGAGTCCGACGAGACGGCGCTGGGCTCTCTGCCACGGGACGAGTCGTCGACCACCACCGAGGCCGAAGGCGAGACACCGGTCGAATTGGACGAAGGTCCAAGTGTCGCATCGGAGGACCCCGAGGCGGCGCAAGCCGCGGATCAGCCGGGGGGCGATGTGGAGGCGCTGACGTTCCCCGAGGCAACAGAGGAAGACTCGGCGGCCCTCGAGTCGGCCCTTGATTTCGGCCTGGCCGACGATCAGGACGAGTTGCGTGTCGATCAGCAACCGCCGGGGCAACGCGAGTCGGCTGACGACGAGGGGCCGTCCGTCGACCTTCCCGATCAGCCGGTGGCCGCCCCCGAAGAGGCGGGCTTGTCCACCGACGAGCGGGCCCTCGCCGAGACCGAGACCGAAGGCGACCACGGTGAACCGTCGCCCAGCGACACCTCGGCCAGCAATACGGAGTCTGCTGACGACGAGACGGCAGCCCTGTCGTTCGGCGAGACGGAAGAGCCGTCGTCCCGGGAACTGGAATCGGCGCTCGATTTCGGGCTCGCCGACGACCAGGATGACCAGCGGACCGCTTCGGCGGCATCGGCCGATGACGAGATGGCGGTCGACCTTCCCGATCAGCCCGTTGAGGCCCCGGAACTGCCCGAGGCAGAAGCCGTCGACACGTCGGCGGACGAGCCCGAAGCGAGTCTGGACACCGAAGCCGTCATCGAGCCGGACGACGACCCGATGATGGCGGAGATGCGCGAGGTCTTCGCCGAGGAAATGGCCGAGACGGTGCCCGATATGGGTGAGGCGGCCGATGCCTGGCGCAACCGGGAGGATGTCGAGGCGCTGATCACCCTGCGCCGCGGTTTCCACACCATCAAGGGCAGTGGCCGGATGGTCGGGCTGGAGACCATCGGCGAGTGGGCCTGGGCCTGGGAGCGACTGCTCAATCAGGTGATCGATGGCAAGCTCGACGGCGATGAGGCCACTCGACAGGGGGCGCTCGATGCCGTTGCCCTCATGCAGGCGGTACTGCCCGATCTCGAGGCCGGACAGGCCACTCCCGAGTCTCACTGGTCCGAATCGCGCCGGCTGGCCGAGCGTCTCGAATCCGGCGAGTCCATTGAGATGGACCGGTCGTCCGGTCAGGCCGTGGTCGACTCCCCGGCGGACGACGAGGCCACCGCCTCAGACGGGCCGGTCGAATCGGACGAGGTGTCATCGGACGAGGAGTCGACTGAAGCCCAGGCGGCCACGCCGGTGATCGATGATCCGGTGCTGCGAGAGATCTTCGATCAGGAGATCGGCGGCTACATCGACGAATTGCATCGCGAGATCAAGGCCGCGCGCGAACACGGCGTCGGTCTCGCCTGCGACAACGACCTGGTGCGTCTGCTGCATACCACGCTCGGCTCGGCGCGCACCGCCGGTGTGGACATCATTGCCTCCCTGGCTCGCTACCTGGAAGACTGGACCCGCGTACTTGCCGAGCATCAGGAGCGTCTGGGCGGTGAGGAGCTGGCCCTGTTCGCCGAGGGGGCCGATGCCATCGAGGCATTGCGTCGCTGGGCGGTCGACCCGAGTCTCGAGCAGCCCGATACCCGGGACCTGGAGCAGCGCCTGGATATCCAGTTGCAGCAGGTGCTGGCCGAGTATGGCGAGGTTGCCGAAAGCGCCGAGGCCCGCGATTCGCGCCAGGCAGAAGAGCCCGAACCGCCGCTGACTGTCGAGGATTCCGGCGCCGAGTCCGACGACGTCACGTCGACTGACGACGTGGCCCATGGCGAAGAGGTTCCCGGCCCCTCGGCCGATGAGTCATCGAGTGACGAGGTGTCCGACGAGGAGTTGCCGGTCGATGAAGCGGCCAGGGACGACCTCGAGACGGACGATGTCGAGACAGGTCAGGCCGAAGAGCTGCGAACCGAAGCGGATGATTCGTCCGACGCGTCGGGCGGTGACGACGAGGCGGTGGATGAATACGCCGACATCGAGCATCGTCCGGACGATGATCCGGCGGAGCAGGACGAGGACATCCTGCAGATCTTCCTCGACGAGGCCGACGAGCTGCTCGAGCAGGCCGATGCCTATCTGGCCCACTGGCGGGTCCACCCGCACGATCTCGAATCGATCCGCCTGCTGCACCGCAACCTGCACACCCTCAAGGGCGGTGCCCGCATGGCCGGCCTGCTCAACCTCGGGGACGTGGCACACCATCTCGAGGGGCGCCTGGATTTGGCCCGGCGCGAGGAATCCACGGATAACGAGTCCCTGGTGGCGCTCGTCCAGCACAGTTACGACGTCATCGCCGGTCTGCTCGACCGGGTGCGCAGCCAGCAGCCGATCCCTCAGCAACGCGAGCTGATCGGTTGGATTCGCGATCCGGAGGGTGCGCGTCGGTTCGCCGAACGCAACCAGGGCGCTGACGTGGCCCGTCCCGACGCGGCCGGCGGGCCGCATCGGGCATCGCCAGCGCCGGCCGAGGCCGCCGCCGAGCCGTCGCCGGGAGCGCCGGTGTCCTCGCCCACCGAATCCGCCGAGGCCGGTGGCGGCCTTGGGCAGGAGGGGGGTGCCGAGCGGCGCGACGAGCAGGTGCGTGTCGCCGCGGGCAGCATCGATGCCATGGTCAATCAGATCGGCGAGTCGGTATTGCTGCAGTCGCGCATCGACCGGCAGGTCAACGGTTTCGAGCGCCAGCTGTTCGAGCTTCAGCAGACCGTCACCCGCCTGCGCAGCCAGTTGCGCCGGCTGGAGATCGAGACCGAGACACAGATCAAGGCCGACCTGATGGAAGAGGCCGGGGTCACCGAAGAGCAGTTCGATCCGCTCGAATTCGATCGTTTCACGCAGGTGCAGGAACTGTCGCGCGGCATCATGGAGTCGCTCGGGGACGTCGCGAATATCGAGGAGAGCCTCAGTTCGCTCACCGAGCAGTCGCAACTGTTGTTGCTGCAGCAGTCCCGTCTGGGGCGGAAGATGCAGGACGGTGTGCTTGCCATGCGCCTGGTTCGTTTCAATGACGTCGCCGGGCGCCTGCGGCGCATCGTGCGTCAGGTCGGCGACGAGATGGGGCGTCAGGCCGAGCTGGTGATCGAGAACGGCGATGCCGAGGTCGACCGGGTCACCCTGATGGCCATGCTGCCGTCGCTGGAGCACATGCTGCGCAACTCCATCGCCCACGGCATCGAGTCGCCCGAAGAGCGGCGCGCCGCCCATAAGCCGCCGGTGGGTCGCCTGGCGCTCAATATCGACAGCGGGGGCGGCAATATCACCGTCAGCCTGCGTGATGATGGCCGCGGGCTTGACCTGGATGCCATTCGTCGCAAGGCGATCGAGCGCAGCCTGATGCCGGCCGATATCGACATCAGTGACGAAGAGGCGCGTTCGCTGATCTTCCTGCCGGGCTTCTCCACCGCCGGAAACCTCTCCCAGGTGGCCGGCCGCGGGGTGGGAATGGACGTGGTCGCCAGCGCCACGCGTGAGCTCGGCGGCTTCGTCGACGTGGATTCCGAGCAGGGCCGCTATACCGAGATCCGGCTCAATCTGCCGCTGACCCAGGCGATGACCCGCGGCATCCTGATTGCCAGCGGTGACGATCGCTACGCCATTCCCTACAAGGGCGTGGTCGCGGTTACGCGCATGACCGGCGTGGCGCTCGCCGAGCATTATCGCGAGGAAAAGCCACAGATCGAGCACGACGGCGAGCACTTCCCGTTGTATTACCTCGGCGAGCTGCTGTGGGGGCAGCCGCCGGCGGAAACCGCACAGGACGTGGCGGCGATACGCCCGATCATGCTCTTCAAGCTGGGCGAGCGGCGTTTCGCCCTGCACGTCGACCATCAGCTCGGTGGCATCCAGTTGTTCGTCAAGTCGATGGGGCCGCAGCTTGGACGCATCCCGGGGATGTCGGGGGCCACGATCGCCGACGATGGCGACGTGATCCTCGTGCTGGAATTGTTCGAGCTGGTCCAGCAGTTCCAGCGGCGCGACTACCAGCGCCGTCTGGGGACGCAAGCGGCACTCAAGCCCGCCCGAGCCCGTCCGTCGGTGCTGGTGGTGGACGATTCACTCACCGTGCGCAAGGTCACGGCGCGCACGCTGGAACGCAACAACTACGATGTCGTCCTGGCACGCGATGGGGTCGAGGCACTGGGTCTCCTGCAGGACAGCCTGCCCGATCTGGTGCTCACCGACATCGAGATGCCTCGCATGGACGGCTTCGAGCTGTTGGGTGCGATCCGCAACGATCGATCGGCGGCCGACACGCCGGTGATCATGATCTCGTCACGGACCGGCCAGAAGCACCGCGCCCGTGCCGAGGCGTTGGGCGTTTCCGCCTACCTGGGCAAGCCCTACACGGAACTCGATCTGATCGACACCATCGCGCGCCTGCTGCCGGCAAGTGCGGTGAGCGGTGACGACGAAGGCCCGGGTGACGAGCATGCCCACTGA
- a CDS encoding chemotaxis protein CheW, with translation MAQQDQPQAGEAPIRAVRLPTQLTDLELLIPYALIAEITDVSLPEGSIGLGRNEATIVNWRGQRVPLVSLEAMNGEAVPTIGRRVRCAMLYGTDPERALPYYALLLSGVPRSESVERRQIETAGPQDNPLWQAVVRLDGRLTAIPNIRVLEERIDQMRLGEEESRESPAIE, from the coding sequence ATGGCACAGCAAGATCAACCGCAAGCCGGCGAGGCCCCGATCCGCGCCGTGCGACTCCCCACGCAGCTGACCGACCTCGAGCTGCTGATCCCCTACGCGCTGATCGCCGAGATCACCGACGTTTCCCTGCCCGAGGGCAGCATTGGTCTGGGGCGAAACGAGGCGACCATCGTCAACTGGCGCGGCCAACGCGTGCCGTTGGTGAGCCTCGAGGCGATGAACGGGGAGGCCGTGCCCACCATCGGTCGGCGGGTGCGGTGCGCCATGCTCTATGGAACCGATCCCGAGCGGGCCCTGCCTTACTATGCCCTGCTCCTGTCAGGCGTGCCGCGCTCGGAGTCGGTCGAGCGTCGCCAGATCGAGACGGCGGGCCCGCAGGACAACCCGCTCTGGCAGGCCGTCGTTCGTCTCGATGGACGCCTGACGGCCATCCCGAATATCCGCGTGCTCGAGGAGCGAATCGATCAGATGCGCCTTGGCGAGGAAGAATCGCGAGAATCCCCCGCCATCGAGTAA
- a CDS encoding methyl-accepting chemotaxis protein, whose translation MSLGARMGGISRKILILVVLAVLALVATVVVFIFAAQREQEFLDRRLAGAELERSSQEITIEVLRAIRGNPGAFDRVQSIRAEFTDSLAALKGNDPERPQLAVPGNRQDLLGTVDNQWSAYNDSLSKVLEGREAILSVGEQSAQIEEILPDLTAASDEVVQTLVANEAPSHLIYLGTRQLMFIERIGTTLDEITGGGEQAVNASERFGRDVALFGGVLNGLLNGNRMAPRVNNTEVRDGLREVGVLFATVNQLVSAVLEQAPQLLAANQAAREIDRMSGDFTGSTSELARTLAADQNQASQFLYLGYASGAIGLLLLVWLGVTLVQESRRALNETAAANQRNQAAILRLLDEMMTLADGDLTAHTTVTEDITGAIADSVNYTIDALRDLVGTINDTSVRVAEAVRASQDSSRALANKSRGQAERITEISDAIAQMSDEIERVSVSAQESAQIAESSVNVAHRGGDAVRQTIKGMNQTREQIQETSKRLKRLGESSQEIGDIVGLITDIADQTNILALNAAIQAAMAGEAGRGFAVVADEVQRLAERVSDATRQIELLVNTIQTDTSEAMLAMEQTTSNVVDGATLAENAGKALSEIESVSLKLSQQINDITSVAQKEASVATELREAVNRIRQDTQQTAENATQAADEIGELGSLSQELNRSVAGFTMPERDEPTVAMPIEERSAGEWDEPAEKRA comes from the coding sequence ATGAGTCTTGGCGCACGGATGGGCGGCATCAGCCGTAAGATACTGATCCTCGTGGTTCTGGCGGTTCTGGCCCTGGTCGCGACCGTGGTCGTGTTCATTTTCGCGGCCCAACGCGAGCAGGAATTCCTCGACCGTCGCCTTGCCGGCGCCGAATTGGAGCGCTCCTCGCAGGAGATCACCATTGAGGTGTTGCGCGCCATCCGCGGCAACCCCGGGGCCTTCGACCGGGTCCAGTCGATCCGAGCCGAGTTCACCGACAGCCTCGCGGCCCTCAAGGGCAACGACCCCGAGCGCCCGCAACTGGCGGTGCCCGGCAACCGCCAGGACCTGCTTGGCACGGTCGACAACCAGTGGAGCGCCTACAACGACTCATTGAGCAAGGTGCTCGAGGGCCGCGAGGCCATCCTCAGCGTCGGCGAGCAGTCGGCGCAGATCGAGGAGATCCTGCCGGACCTGACCGCGGCCTCGGACGAGGTCGTGCAGACGCTGGTTGCCAACGAAGCGCCCAGTCACCTCATCTATCTCGGCACCCGCCAGCTGATGTTCATCGAGCGCATCGGCACTACGCTCGACGAGATCACCGGCGGCGGCGAGCAGGCGGTCAACGCCTCGGAACGCTTCGGCCGCGACGTGGCCCTGTTCGGTGGCGTGCTCAATGGCCTGTTGAACGGTAACCGCATGGCGCCGCGCGTCAACAACACCGAGGTCCGTGACGGGCTGCGCGAGGTGGGCGTGCTGTTCGCCACGGTCAACCAACTGGTGTCCGCGGTCCTCGAGCAGGCGCCGCAACTGCTCGCCGCCAACCAGGCTGCACGTGAGATCGACCGCATGTCGGGCGATTTCACCGGCAGCACCTCGGAGCTGGCCCGCACGCTGGCCGCCGACCAGAACCAGGCCTCGCAGTTCCTCTACCTCGGCTACGCCAGCGGCGCGATCGGCCTGCTGCTGCTCGTCTGGCTGGGCGTGACCCTGGTGCAGGAATCCCGTCGGGCGCTGAACGAGACCGCGGCGGCCAACCAGCGCAACCAGGCGGCGATCCTGCGTCTGCTCGACGAGATGATGACACTCGCCGACGGTGATCTGACCGCGCACACCACCGTGACCGAGGACATCACCGGTGCGATCGCGGACTCGGTCAACTACACCATCGACGCCCTGCGTGACCTGGTCGGGACCATCAACGACACCTCGGTGCGCGTCGCCGAGGCGGTACGCGCCTCGCAGGACAGCTCGCGGGCGCTTGCCAACAAGTCACGCGGCCAGGCCGAGCGAATTACCGAGATCTCCGATGCGATCGCGCAGATGTCCGACGAGATCGAGCGGGTTTCGGTCAGCGCGCAGGAGTCGGCGCAGATCGCGGAGTCCTCGGTGAACGTGGCCCACCGCGGGGGCGATGCGGTGCGCCAGACCATCAAGGGCATGAACCAGACCCGCGAGCAGATCCAGGAAACCTCCAAGCGCCTCAAGCGTTTGGGCGAGTCCTCGCAGGAGATCGGTGACATCGTCGGCCTGATCACCGATATCGCCGACCAGACCAACATCCTGGCCCTCAACGCGGCAATCCAGGCGGCGATGGCCGGTGAGGCCGGTCGCGGTTTTGCTGTGGTCGCCGACGAGGTTCAGCGACTGGCCGAGCGCGTCAGTGACGCGACGCGCCAGATCGAGCTGCTGGTCAACACCATCCAGACCGACACCTCCGAGGCCATGCTTGCCATGGAGCAGACCACCTCGAACGTCGTCGACGGCGCGACGCTCGCCGAGAACGCCGGCAAGGCGCTGTCCGAGATCGAAAGCGTCTCGCTGAAGCTCTCTCAACAGATCAACGACATCACCTCGGTGGCCCAGAAGGAGGCCTCGGTGGCGACCGAGCTGCGTGAGGCGGTCAACCGGATTCGTCAGGACACGCAGCAGACGGCAGAAAACGCGACCCAGGCCGCCGACGAGATCGGTGAGCTGGGCTCGCTCTCGCAGGAGCTCAACCGCTCCGTGGCCGGTTTCACCATGCCCGAGCGGGACGAACCGACGGTCGCGATGCCGATCGAGGAGCGCTCGGCAGGGGAATGGGACGAACCGGCCGAAAAGCGGGCCTGA